In Gimesia sp., the following are encoded in one genomic region:
- a CDS encoding Gfo/Idh/MocA family oxidoreductase: MKERRRLLVVGVGSIGERHLRCFQATDRVDISICELNADLRQQVAERYSVKTQYADLDSALAEPHDFAVIATPAHLHIQMAQRVVEAGLDVFIEKPLSTSVDGVADLQKLLKEKQKKAGIAYVYRAHPALAAMKADLDTGRYGKPVELVVVSGQNFPTYRPAYRDIYYKSRATGGGAVQDALTHSMNAGEYLVGPVKALVADYAHQVLEGVDVEDTVHVITRQGSVLGNFSLNQHQPANESSITVICERGMLRFEYQKSWYRHVTEPEGEWVVGYQETLERDTLFSRQASAFLDYLDDFCPPLCSLEEGLQTLAVNLSILESVEQRAWVEPAHYLTH, from the coding sequence ATGAAAGAGCGTAGACGATTACTGGTAGTCGGAGTCGGTTCAATTGGAGAAAGGCATCTGCGCTGTTTCCAGGCGACGGACCGTGTCGATATCTCGATTTGTGAACTGAATGCCGACCTGCGTCAGCAGGTCGCCGAGCGATACTCTGTGAAAACTCAGTATGCGGATCTGGACTCGGCACTGGCGGAGCCACATGACTTTGCTGTCATCGCGACTCCAGCACACCTGCATATTCAAATGGCGCAACGGGTCGTTGAAGCGGGTTTGGACGTGTTCATCGAAAAGCCCCTGAGCACGTCGGTGGACGGTGTGGCCGATCTGCAGAAGCTGCTGAAAGAGAAACAGAAAAAAGCGGGAATCGCGTATGTCTATCGCGCTCATCCCGCGCTGGCAGCGATGAAAGCGGATCTGGATACGGGCCGCTATGGCAAACCGGTAGAACTGGTTGTCGTTTCCGGTCAGAACTTTCCCACCTATCGGCCCGCGTATCGCGACATCTATTACAAGTCGCGCGCGACCGGTGGAGGGGCGGTGCAGGATGCGTTGACGCATTCGATGAATGCTGGCGAATACCTGGTGGGACCGGTGAAAGCCCTGGTGGCGGACTACGCACATCAGGTGTTGGAAGGTGTGGACGTGGAAGACACCGTGCACGTGATTACCCGTCAGGGAAGTGTGCTGGGTAACTTCAGTCTGAATCAGCATCAACCGGCGAATGAATCGAGTATTACCGTGATCTGCGAACGGGGCATGCTCCGATTTGAGTATCAGAAAAGCTGGTACCGTCATGTCACCGAGCCGGAGGGGGAGTGGGTCGTCGGTTACCAGGAAACGCTGGAACGGGATACACTCTTTTCGCGACAGGCGAGTGCCTTTCTCGATTATCTCGATGATTTCTGTCCGCCGCTCTGTTCGCTGGAAGAAGGACTGCAGACGCTGGCGGTCAATCTTTCAATTCTGGAATCTGTCGAACAGCGTGCCTGGGTCGAACCGGCGCACTACCTTACCCATTGA
- a CDS encoding SDR family oxidoreductase, whose amino-acid sequence MQPSDEPTIQQLFDLTGKTILISGASGYLGGAMSRGLAEAGARLVVSSRSQERAEQTALELPDPNGVGHLGVALDHMEADSIEEGFAAALDAAGQIDVLVNNGNDPVGEDWRNVTADAFNRHLQNATGYFLLARKLRDHLVAREARGSVIMIGSMYGVVGSYPEAYEGICAASPVAYHTMKGGLIHQTRHLSVYWAKDGVRVNCLSPGPFPSEKAPAGLAERLSEHSPMGRMGSPAELKGAVVFLASEASSYITGQNLLVDGGWTAW is encoded by the coding sequence ATGCAACCAAGTGATGAACCCACGATACAGCAGCTGTTTGATCTTACCGGTAAGACGATTTTAATCTCCGGTGCGAGTGGTTACCTGGGCGGTGCGATGTCGCGGGGACTGGCCGAAGCCGGGGCACGGCTGGTGGTCAGCAGCCGCAGCCAGGAGCGGGCTGAACAGACGGCTTTGGAACTGCCGGATCCTAACGGCGTGGGGCACCTGGGAGTCGCCCTGGATCATATGGAAGCCGACTCGATTGAAGAGGGGTTTGCTGCAGCACTCGATGCCGCCGGCCAGATCGACGTGTTGGTGAATAACGGCAATGATCCAGTGGGGGAAGACTGGCGGAATGTCACCGCAGACGCGTTCAACCGTCACCTGCAGAATGCGACTGGCTATTTTCTGCTGGCCCGCAAACTGCGTGATCACCTCGTCGCGCGAGAAGCCCGGGGAAGCGTGATCATGATCGGTTCGATGTACGGCGTGGTCGGCTCTTATCCCGAAGCGTACGAGGGAATCTGTGCAGCCAGTCCCGTGGCCTATCACACGATGAAGGGAGGGCTGATTCATCAGACGCGGCACCTGTCGGTCTACTGGGCCAAGGATGGCGTGCGGGTTAACTGCCTGAGCCCCGGGCCGTTTCCTTCCGAGAAAGCACCCGCAGGCTTGGCGGAACGATTGAGCGAGCACAGTCCGATGGGCCGCATGGGATCACCGGCCGAACTCAAGGGAGCAGTCGTCTTCCTGGCGAGCGAGGCGAGCAGTTATATCACAGGCCAGAACCTGCTGGTCGATGGTGGCTGGACCGCGTGGTAG